In a single window of the Oryctolagus cuniculus chromosome 2, mOryCun1.1, whole genome shotgun sequence genome:
- the LOC108175845 gene encoding zinc finger protein 569-like produces MIAFEDLAVYFTWEEWQNMNNAQKILYRDVMLEIYSSLFSLGHCITKPDLICKLEQGAEPWMVDECLNQSLSVGMERGDLIRINQKSQDKNLNQDFMKNNKTSASKRVELKKTLSLNSSHIPTVIIKKGTYSGLKPEECNICNTVYPCNGPDELPAREKFGNTEVPGNSLQFCEPLGQHDKIHIMKQPFGPIGQGKVFTRKMFCKSERVHMGEYCNKAAVTFGKGTHIEKAIHENSSLNMHQQTHTKEKFYEYIRYVEPVIHQSYLAINQRPHIMGKLYTCKPCGKSLISNSPYESNDCGKAFGQKPNLIKHERIHTGEKPHECNGCGKAFGHKSALLIHQKIHTGEKLYECLHCGKAFGRKSSLLIHQRIHTGEKPYECNDCGKAFGQKSNLIIHQIIHTGEKPHECNDCGKAFGHKSGLMKHQRIHSSEKPYKCNDCGKAFGHKSSLLIHQRIHRGEKPHECNDCGKAFGRKSALLIHQRIHTGEKPHECNGCVKAFGQKSNLISHQRIHTGEKPHECNDCGKTFGRKSNLMIHQRIHTGEKPYACNDCGKAFGQKPNLIMHQRIHTGEKPHECNDCGKNFVRKSELMKHQQIHTGEKPHECNDCGKAFGHKSSLLIHQQIHTGEKPHECNYCGKAFGKKSTLIMHQRIHTGEKPYECNGCGKAFGQKSDLMKHQQIHTGEKPHVCNDCGKAFGHKSTLIVHQRIHTGEKPHECNDCGKAFGQKSNLIVHQRIHTGEKPHECNDCGKTFTQKSHLISHQQIHTGKKPHECNDC; encoded by the exons atgatagcatttgaagacctggctgtgtactttacctgggaggaatggcagaacatgaacaatgctcagaaaatcctatacagagatgtgatgctggagatctacagcagcctgttctccttgg ggcactgcattaccaaacctgacttgatctgcaagttggagcaaggagcagagccatggatggtggACGAATGCCTGAATCAGAGCCTTTCAG ttggCATGGAAAGGGGTGACCTGATTAGGATCAACCAGAAAAGtcaggacaaaaatctgaatcaggattttatgaaaaataacaagacatcAGCCTCCAAGAGagttgaattaaaaaaaacacttagtTTAAATTCAAGCCATATTCCAACAGTGATTATTAAAAAGGGAACCTATTCAGGATTGAAGCCTGAGGAATGCAATATATGTAACACTGTGTATCCCTGCAATGGACCTGATGAACTACCGGCTAGAGAGAAATTTGGTAACACTGAGGTACCTGGAAattctctccagttctgtgagcctCTTGGTCAGCATGACAAGATTCACAtcatgaagcagccatttggacccATTGGACAAGGAAAAGTCTTCACAAGGAAGATGTTCTGTAAATCTGAGAGGGTTCATATGGGAGAATACTGTAATAAGGCAGCTGTCACTTTTGGAAAAGGAACTCATATAGAAAAAGCTATCCATGAAAATTCTAGCCTCAATATGCATCAACAAACCCACACAAAAGAGAAATTTTATGAATACATTAGGTATGTTGAACCTGTCATTCACCAATCATATCTTGCGATAAATCAGAGACCACATATAATGGGAAAACTCTacacatgtaaaccttgtggaaaaTCACTAATCTCTAATTCACCTTATGAaagtaatgactgtggaaaagcttttggacaAAAGCCAAACCTCATAAAGCatgagagaattcacacaggggagaaacctcatgaatgtaatggcTGTGGAAAAGCATTTGGCCATAAGTCAGCCCTCCTcatacatcagaaaattcacacaggagagaaactttATGAATGccttcattgtggaaaagcctttggccgtAAGTCATCCCTCCTcatacatcagcgaattcacacaggggagaaaccctatgaatgtaatgactgtggaaaagcctttggacaaaagtcaaacctcataataCACCAGataattcacacaggagagaaacctcatgaatgtaatgactgtggaaaagcctttggccataaGTCAGGCCTTatgaaacatcagagaattcactcaagtgagaaaccttataaatgtaatgactgtggaaaagcctttggccataaGTCATCCCtcctcatacaccagcgaattcacagaggggagaaacctcatgaatgtaatgattgtggaaaagcctttggccgtAAGTCAGCCCTCCTcatacatcagcgaattcacacaggggagaaacctcatgaatgtaatggcTGTgtaaaagcctttggacaaaagtcaaacctcatatcacaccagcgaattcacacaggggagaaacctcatgaatgtaatgactgtgggaaaacATTTGGCCGTAAATCAAACCTCATGAttcaccagagaattcacacaggggagaaaccttatgcatgtaatgactgtgggaaagcctttggacaaaagccaaacctcataatgcaccagagaattcacacaggagagaaacctcatgaatgcaatgactgtgggaAAAACTTTGTACGAAAGTCAGAGCTCAtgaaacatcagcaaattcacacaggggagaaacctcatgaatgtaatgactgtggaaaagcctttggccataaGTCATCCCTCCTCATACATCAGCAAATTcatacaggggagaaacctcatgaatgtaattactgtggaaaagcctttggaaaaaAGTCAACCCTCATCATGCATCAAAGAATTCACACAGGCGAGAAACCATATGAATGTAATGGCTGTGGAAAAGCATTTGGACAAAAATCAGACCTCATGAAACATCAGCagattcacacaggagagaaacctcatgtatgtaatgactgtggaaaagcctttggccataaGTCAACCCTCATAGTGCAtcaaagaattcacacaggggagaagcctcatgaatgtaatgactgtggaaaagcctttggacaaaagtcaaatCTCATAGTGCAtcaaagaattcacacaggggagaaacctcatgaatgtaatgactgtggaaaaacctttacACAAAAATCACACCTCATAAGccatcagcaaattcacacagggaagaaacctcatgaatgtaatgattgTTGA